From Acomys russatus chromosome 25, mAcoRus1.1, whole genome shotgun sequence, a single genomic window includes:
- the LOC127208075 gene encoding LOW QUALITY PROTEIN: C-type lectin domain family 10 member A-like (The sequence of the model RefSeq protein was modified relative to this genomic sequence to represent the inferred CDS: substituted 1 base at 1 genomic stop codon) has product MTSIYENFHNSRSEEKNQETEKAPPPPQFFLCSVLSWTHLLLFSLALSLLLLLVVSVIGSQNYQLRRDLGALRATLANTTSSIKAEVQTLTSRGDRLQENISSMNREVEDHRKELLAGRSLSQKVASLESTVEKKEQALKTDLSEISARVQQLGKDLNVLTCQLDRLKNNGSESYCCPRHWTEHEGSCYWFSQSEKSWPEADKSCQLENSHLVVVNSLEEQNFLQNHLANVVTWIGLTDQNGPWRWVDGTDFEKGFKXVCFHICSHGFCLGHLSFQGCGPGVDGRMWACGFGSGFRWPTSVFVHRNWAPEQPDNWHGHGLGGGEDCVHFNSDGRWNDNACQRRFRWVCEISPAKAG; this is encoded by the exons ATGACAAGCATATATGAAAACTTCCATAACTCCAGGAGTGAGGAGAAAAACCAAGAGACTGAAAAAG cgcctcctcctcctcagttctTCCTGTGCAGCGTCCTCTCCTGGACCCACCTGCTCCTGTTCTCTCTggccctcagcctcctgctgctgctggttgtcTCCGTGATTGGATCCCAAA ATTACCAGTTAAGGAGGGACCTAGGTGCCCTGAGAGCCACTTTGGCCAACACCACCTCCAGCATAAAGGCTGAAGTCCAGACCCTGACCTCCAGGG GTGACAGATTGCAAGAAAATATCAGTTCCATGAACAGGGAGGTGGAGGATCACAGGAAAGAACTGCTGGCAG GCAGAAGCTTGAGCCAGAAGGTGGCTTCTCTGGAAAGCACAGTGGAGAAAAAGGAGCAGGCGTTAAAAACAG ATCTATCTGAAATAAGTGCGCGTGTCCAACAGCTGGGGAAGGACCTGAATGTCCTGACGTGCCAGCTTGACCGCCTCAAAAACAACG GCTCGGAATCGTACTGCTGCCCCCGTCACTGGACGGAGCATGAAGGGAGCTGCTACTGGTTCTCTCAATCTGAGAAGTCGTGGCCTGAAGCCGACAAGTCCTGCCAGCTGGAGAATTCTCACCTGGTGGTGGTCAACTCCCTGGAGGAGCAG aattttctACAGAATCACTTAGCCAATGTGGTCACTTGGATCGGCCTAACGGACCAAAACGGGCCCTGGAGATGGGTGGATGGAACTGATTTTGAGAAAGGTTTTAAGTGAGTGTGTTTTCACATCTGCTCTCATGGCTTTTGCCTGGGCCACCTCTCTTTCCAAGGCTGTGGCCCTGGGGTAGATGGTAGAATGTGGGCATGTGGCTTTGGGTCTGGTTTCCGGTGGCCCACATCTGTGTTTGTTCATAGGAACTGGGCCCCTGAACAGCCGGACAACTGGCATGGACATGGGCTGGGAGGAGGTGAGGACTGTGTCCACTTCAACTCAGACGGTCGCTGGAATGACAATGCCTGCCAGAGGCGTTTCCGCTGGGTCTGCGAGATATCGCCGGCTAAGGCTGGCTAG